Genomic window (Puniceicoccaceae bacterium):
TCCTGCATCATATCCTTCAGCAAATTCGGGATCCCGTTCTTTCCGTTTTTCAATATACTTATCTAGATCGTCCATAGCTTACTCCTTCTTGTTAAAATAATCTTTCATTCGTTGCTTGGCTGTTTCGATTTCTTGCTTCGGCGTTCTTTGTGTCTTCTTCGCAAATCCGCTCGTCAAAATGATGAGTTGTTCTCCATCAAAAAATCCAATCAACCTAAACGCATCAGAACCCAATTGTGTTCTTATCTCCCACAAATCGGTTCCAATGAGTTTTTTGAAATACTGAACAGGTGGTTTTGGCATTTGCCGAACCATCTGCATCACCCAAAGAACTTTCTTCGACTGCTTAGGATTCAAGTAGTCCAGAAACTCTTCAACAGGACATGTCCCGGCTTCTGTTCTGTAAAACTGAATCCTGCGCATGAAGATAAAGTTAGCATATTTGCTAACTTTATCAAGGAAATAGAACCATAGATAAAATCTCTGGCTATTCTATGGAACGGGAGCGATTGCAGGCTTTTCCGCTACGCGTCTCCTGCCAATTCCTGCCAAAGTGTATACAGTTTATTGCAACGTATTGCAGTAGTCCGTATGGACGACGGAAATCTCAGAATATCGAGGATTTTTCACGATTCGTGGAAACAAACGACTTCGTACCCAACCTTCAGAACATCCGAGGGAGATCAGTCGCAAAAATCTGA
Coding sequences:
- a CDS encoding type II toxin-antitoxin system RelE/ParE family toxin; its protein translation is MRRIQFYRTEAGTCPVEEFLDYLNPKQSKKVLWVMQMVRQMPKPPVQYFKKLIGTDLWEIRTQLGSDAFRLIGFFDGEQLIILTSGFAKKTQRTPKQEIETAKQRMKDYFNKKE